From Salvelinus namaycush isolate Seneca chromosome 2, SaNama_1.0, whole genome shotgun sequence, one genomic window encodes:
- the LOC120020690 gene encoding SRSF protein kinase 3-like: MSNEPSSRYAAAISALSLSLPAVNPNPTLTLSSSTAPNPLLTPKPSLILKSPLTSKSLTPKPLVAPTPKPPLNIKLPPAASPAPLNSYPPSLEILGSDDEEQENPSDYCIGGYFPVEIGEIFIDRYQVVKKLGWGHFSTVWLGWDMEKRRFVALKLVKSAPTFTETALDEIKLLKCVRDSDPSDPKRDTVVQLIDDFKVSGVNGEHVCMVLEVLGHQLLKWIIKSNYTGLPLPCVKSILRQVLQGLDYLHTKCKIIHTDIKPENILLRVDEVYVQELAADTKLWELPVSSAPTSCSANTSLREKQTGKVSRIPMARLSRKEKKQQQPQKGEDTLVGRQKREKPHVSFSNITTPCSTPNSTSSPKPSGPVHTTWRWTLLHEEAMGSDSKESASAPMENAPSLTTMSHCSRQSIVLHHSTQRDNLPSSPSHGLSETDLLVNLLKPQNADKISIKIADLGNACWVYKHFTEDIQTCQYRSVEVLIGSDYGTPADIWSIACMAFELATGEYLFEPHSGDNFSREEDHIAHIIELLGPLPPQFALSGRNSKRYFNHNGHLRRISRLKPWSLCEILLDKYEWPREQAVQFSAFLLTMLEPLPEKRATAAQCLKHPWISS; the protein is encoded by the exons ATGTCCAATGAACCTTCATCTAGATATGCTGCTGCAATATCAGCCCTTTCCCTCAGTTTACCTGCTGTTAACCCCAACCCAACCCTTACCCTCAGTTCATCCACTGCCCCCAACCCACTGCTTACCCCTAAACCCTCTCTTATCCTCAAATCACCCCTTACCTCCAAATCCCTTACCCCTAAACCACTAGTTGCCCCTACCCCCAAACCACCCCTTAACATCAAACTACCCCCTGCTGCCAGCCCAGCCCCTTTAAATTCATATCCCCCTTCACTTGAGATTTTGGGATCAGATGACGAGGAACAGGAGAATCCATCTGATTACTGCATAG GTGGGTACTTCCCGGTGGAAATTGGAGAGATATTCATTGATCGTTACCAGGTGGTGAAGAAGCTGGGATGGGGCCACTTCTCTACTGTGTGGCTAGGCTGGGACATGGA GAAGAGGCGTTTCGTGGCTCTGAAGTTGGTAAAGAGTGCTCCAACCTTCACAGAGACCGCTTTGGATGAGATCAAGCTTCTGAAATGT GTAAGGGACAGTGATCCATCTGACCCCAAACGTGACACTGTTGTGCAGCTTATTGATGACTTCAAAGTCTCTGGAGTCAATGGGGAGC ATGTATGCATGGTTCTTGAAGTGCTGGGTCACCAGCTGCTGAAGTGGATCATCAAATCCAACTACACTGGCCTTCCCCTGCCCTGCGTTAAGAGCATCCTTAGACAG GTTCTTCAGGGCTTAGATTACTTGCACACTAAATGCAAGATTATCCACACAGACATCAAGCCAGAGAACATCCTTTTGAGAGTGGATGAGGTTTACGTCCAGGAGCTGGCAGCCGACACCAAGCTATGGGAGCTGCCAGTGTCTTCTGCTCCCACAAGCTGTTCAG CGAACACCAGTCTAAGAGAAAAGCAG ACTGGGAAGGTCTCCAGGATCCCGATGGCCAGGTTGTCGAGGAAGGAGAAGAAACAACAACAGCCGCAGAAGGGCGAGGACACTTTAGTTGGCCGTCAGAAGAGGGAGAAACCTCATGTGTCATTCTCTAATATCACCACTCCCTGTAGCACCCCTAATTCCACCTCGTCCCCTAAGCCTTCAGGTCCTGTGCATACTACTTGGAGATGGACCCTGCTGCATGAAGAAGCAATGGGCTCTGACAGCAAGGAGTCGGCCTCGGCACCGATGGAAAATGCACCATCTTTGACTACAATGTCTCACTGCTCTAGACAATCTATAGTGTTACATCATTCTACCCAGAGAGACAACCTGCCCTCATCACCATCACATG GGTTAAGTGAAACAGATCTGTTGGTGAATCTTCTGAAGCCACAGAATGCTGATAAAATCAGCATCAAGATTGCAGATCTGGGAAACGCCTGCTGGGTG TACAAACATTTCACAGAAGACATCCAGACCTGCCAGTACCGCTCTGTTGAGGTCCTGATTGGGTCTGACTATGGCACTCCTGCAGACATCTGGAGCATAGCCTGCATG GCGTTTGAGCTGGCTACCGGGGAGTATCTGTTTGAACCCCATTCAGGGGACAACTTCTCACGAGAGGAAG ATCACATTGCTCACATAATTGAGTTGCTGGGACCCCTTCCACCCCAGTTTGCCCTCTCAGGGAGAAACTCCAAGCGATATTTCAATCACAATG GGCATCTGCGGCGCATCTCAAGGCTGAAACCGTGGAGTTTGTGTGAGATCCTGCTGGATAAGTATGAGTGGCCGCGGGAACAGGCAGTCCAGTTCAGTGCTTTCCTCCTCACCATGCTGGAGCCCCTCCCAGAGAAGAGAGCCACCGCTGCCCAGTGTCTGAAACACCCCTGGATCTCCTCATAG
- the comtb gene encoding LOW QUALITY PROTEIN: catechol O-methyltransferase B (The sequence of the model RefSeq protein was modified relative to this genomic sequence to represent the inferred CDS: substituted 2 bases at 2 genomic stop codons) — MWLSLLSGLIGRAAFLFALYRWVIPTAMQYHGRLALLWHDVIMERALDTLTWTSRPQHLLKAVQRKAAVVDPQSVITAIDHFCKHREWAMNVGDEKGSIPDSVVNEVSPVDVLELGTYWGYSTVXIARLLPPGACVITLEFNPDYSATARQVIRWSGLEEKVQLVEGASGAWIPRLKEHFGVQAFDLVFRDHWKDCYLPDTKLLEECGLIQKGTVMLADYVICPGTPDYLXYVRNSSRYNSHYYRSHLEYTKAENVLEKSVFLGY; from the exons ATGTGGCTGAGCCTTCTTTCTGGTTTGATCGGCAGAGCAGCTTTCCTCTTTGCTCTCTACCGCTGGGTGATCCCCACAGCTATGCAGTATCATGGAAGACTGGCACTACTGTGGCATGATGTCATCATGGAGCGTGCTCTGGACACTTTGACCTGGACATCACGTCCTCAG CATCTTCTGAAGGCAGTGCAGAGGAAAGCCGCTGTAGTAGACCCCCAAAGTGTGATCACAGCCATCGACCACTTCTGCAAACATAGAGAATGGGCCATGAATGTGGGCGATGAGAAAG GCTCCATTCCGGACTCTGTGGTCAATGAAGTGAGTCCAGTTGATGTCTTGGAGTTAGGCACTTACTGGGGGTACTCAACAGTGTGAATAGCTCGCCTATTACCCCCTGGAGCCTGTGTCATTACCTTGGAGTTCAACCCAGATTATTCTGCCACTGCTCGTCAAGTCATCAGATGGTCAGGACTGGAGGAGAAG GTGCAGCTAGTGGAGGGAGCCTCAGGAGCTTGGATCCCTCGATTGAAGGAGCATTTCGGAGTCCAGGCGTTTGACTTAGTTTTCCGGGACCACTGGAAAGATTGCTACCTTCCTGACACAAAACTTCTGGAG gagtgtGGTCTCATACAGAaaggcacagtgatgctggcAGACTATGTCATCTGTCCAGGAACCCCTGACTATCTGTAGTACGTACGCAACAGCTCTCGCTACAACAGCCACTACTACAGATCACACCTGGAGTACACTAAAGCAGAGAACGTCCTGGAGAAGTCTGTGTTCTTAGGGTACTAG